In Thermospira aquatica, the following proteins share a genomic window:
- a CDS encoding sigma-54-dependent transcriptional regulator, with protein sequence MAEPVILVIDDEKNIREALRQALKMEGYTVITAENGEEGLEKLKAFSPDAVILDLKMPKLSGMDFLRQMPLKTTPVIVLTGHGGLDEAIETMRLGAYDFMVKPPDLDKLVLVLGRALEEKRRQQRQETLESLVNDRYQFENIIGASPAFQAVLNQVRQVAPTDATILLTGESGTGKEIIANAIHVNSLRKHGPLIKVHCAALPETLLESELFGYEKGAFTGATSRRKGRFELADGGTLFLDEIGEISSLVQVKLLRVLQEQSFERIGGEETIHVNVRIIAATNKNLKALVEKGAFREDLYYRLNVVHIELPPLRERREDIPLLVDYFLKMYSEKHRRSIEGIHPKALRLLESYPWPGNIRELQHTIEKLVIFAKKPVIDETDLPESIVQQRTQRELVLPIGITMEEAEKRLIFATLDATGGNKSRTARILGIGRKTLLRKLESYGVAIDQNDIDGDEKE encoded by the coding sequence ATGGCCGAGCCTGTTATTCTTGTCATCGATGACGAGAAAAATATTCGTGAAGCACTGCGCCAGGCTCTCAAAATGGAAGGGTATACAGTTATCACCGCTGAAAATGGCGAAGAAGGGCTTGAAAAATTGAAAGCTTTCAGTCCCGATGCGGTTATTCTGGATCTCAAGATGCCAAAGCTTTCCGGGATGGATTTTCTGAGGCAAATGCCCTTGAAAACTACGCCGGTGATTGTTCTCACGGGACATGGTGGGCTGGATGAGGCTATCGAAACGATGCGACTTGGGGCTTATGATTTCATGGTAAAGCCTCCGGATCTTGATAAGCTGGTCCTTGTCCTTGGACGGGCTCTTGAAGAAAAGCGTCGTCAACAGAGGCAGGAAACCCTTGAAAGCCTTGTGAATGATCGCTACCAGTTTGAGAATATTATCGGGGCTTCTCCGGCCTTTCAGGCTGTTTTGAATCAGGTACGACAGGTGGCTCCTACTGATGCCACCATACTCCTTACAGGAGAATCTGGAACAGGAAAGGAGATTATAGCTAACGCTATTCATGTGAATAGTCTTCGAAAACACGGGCCTCTTATCAAAGTACACTGTGCGGCTCTTCCGGAAACTTTGCTTGAGAGTGAGCTTTTTGGATATGAGAAGGGCGCGTTTACCGGGGCTACCTCCCGGAGGAAAGGTCGTTTTGAGCTTGCTGATGGTGGAACACTTTTTCTTGATGAAATAGGGGAGATTTCTTCTCTGGTTCAGGTGAAACTCTTGCGTGTTCTTCAAGAACAAAGCTTTGAACGTATCGGTGGAGAAGAAACCATCCATGTCAATGTGCGTATTATTGCAGCTACAAACAAAAATCTTAAGGCACTGGTAGAAAAGGGTGCGTTTCGTGAAGATCTCTACTATCGTCTCAATGTGGTTCATATTGAATTGCCGCCTTTAAGGGAGCGCAGGGAGGATATTCCTCTCCTGGTGGATTATTTTCTCAAGATGTATAGCGAGAAGCACCGGCGTTCCATAGAGGGGATCCATCCAAAGGCTCTGAGGCTTCTGGAGAGTTATCCCTGGCCGGGGAATATTCGGGAACTTCAGCATACCATTGAAAAGCTTGTTATCTTTGCAAAAAAACCTGTTATAGATGAAACCGATCTTCCCGAGTCCATTGTGCAACAGCGGACGCAGCGAGAACTTGTCCTCCCTATCGGCATTACCATGGAGGAGGCAGAGAAGCGTCTCATATTTGCTACCCTTGATGCTACCGGCGGCAACAAATCCCGGACTGCGCGTATCTTAGGGATTGGTCGTAAGACACTTCTGCGTAAACTTGAAAGTTATGGAGTTGCCATAGACCAAAATGACATTGATGGGGATGAAAAGGAGTAG
- a CDS encoding valine--tRNA ligase has product MDYQALEGNYTPGQFEEEIYQYWLKEGFFESRINPKKKPYTIVMPPPNVTGILTMGHILNNTIQDVLIRYYRMNGYEACWIPGTDHASIATEAKVTKYLAEKGINKWEIGREKFLEYAWEWKNKYGGIIIDQLKKLGTSCDWKRERFTMDDGYYKAVIHAFVKLYKKGYIYRGYRLVNWCPVSKSAISDEEVYYEEVEGHLWHFRYPIKGTDSYVVVATTRPETMLGDTAVAVNPNDKRYRHLIGKTVVLPLAEREIPIIADDYVDPEFGTGVVKITPAHDPNDYEIALRHDLPIVNIMNPDATLNDLVPEDFRGLDRYEAREAVVEAMKERKLLEKIEKYTHKVGYSERGHVPIEYYLSEQWYMKMSELVKPAIEVVKKGEITFYPERWTKVYFHWLENIKDWCISRQLWWGHRIPVYYCDACGFMDAFEEDPGKCPKCGMKLRQDPDVLDTWASSWIWPFAVHDWPNPDPNLDYYYPTDTLVTGPDIIFFWVARMIIAGMEFLGKIPFKRVYFTGIVRDDLGRKMSKSLGNSPDPLDVIRDYGADALRYTMTRLAPLGNDILYSNEKCELGRNFANKIWNASKFILSHLTGKPLPSLENIPLDIFDKWILTRYQETIKAVRQSIEDFHFNEATVQLYDFIWDDFCSWYIEVSKVTLTHGDEDSKQAKRRILLHVLEGSLKLLHPFMPFVTERIYLTLPRYEKTIVYAPYPVFDGKYLFEDEKAQARLIQEVIYVIRNVRGENKIAPGETVKAFCIVENKADKALLERYTSFVEKLAKSTLEFIERREPKPMEGVGHGKGFDIYISLEGSIDKDKELARFEEELTRLQNQKKATEAKLANPNFTNKAPEAIVQKEKDKLNYYSQEIEKISKIIESLKG; this is encoded by the coding sequence ATGGATTACCAAGCACTGGAAGGCAACTATACCCCGGGACAATTTGAGGAGGAGATCTACCAATACTGGCTGAAAGAGGGTTTCTTTGAAAGTCGTATTAATCCCAAAAAGAAGCCCTACACCATTGTCATGCCACCGCCCAATGTGACGGGTATTCTGACGATGGGGCATATCCTCAACAATACCATCCAGGATGTTCTTATTCGCTACTATCGGATGAATGGATACGAGGCTTGCTGGATTCCTGGCACAGATCATGCTTCTATCGCGACGGAAGCCAAAGTAACCAAGTACCTTGCTGAGAAAGGCATTAATAAATGGGAGATTGGCCGGGAGAAGTTTCTTGAATACGCCTGGGAATGGAAAAACAAATATGGTGGTATCATCATCGATCAGCTAAAAAAGCTTGGGACGAGCTGTGATTGGAAAAGAGAACGTTTCACGATGGATGATGGGTATTATAAAGCGGTTATCCATGCTTTTGTCAAACTGTATAAAAAGGGCTATATCTACCGTGGCTATCGTCTGGTGAACTGGTGTCCTGTTTCAAAGTCAGCCATTTCTGATGAGGAGGTTTACTACGAAGAGGTGGAGGGACACCTGTGGCATTTCCGTTATCCTATCAAAGGGACAGATAGTTACGTTGTTGTGGCAACAACCCGTCCCGAAACCATGCTGGGAGATACTGCGGTTGCGGTGAATCCCAACGACAAACGCTACCGGCATCTTATCGGCAAAACAGTCGTTCTTCCGCTTGCTGAACGGGAGATCCCTATCATTGCTGACGACTATGTCGATCCGGAATTCGGAACAGGTGTGGTTAAGATCACCCCTGCTCATGATCCAAACGACTATGAGATCGCTTTGCGACACGATCTTCCTATTGTCAATATTATGAATCCTGATGCTACCCTCAACGATCTTGTTCCAGAGGACTTTCGTGGTCTTGATCGGTATGAGGCTCGTGAGGCTGTTGTTGAGGCGATGAAAGAGCGTAAACTCCTTGAAAAAATAGAAAAATACACTCACAAAGTTGGTTACTCCGAGCGTGGTCACGTTCCTATAGAGTACTATCTTTCCGAACAGTGGTATATGAAGATGAGCGAGCTCGTGAAACCAGCCATAGAGGTTGTGAAAAAAGGGGAGATTACCTTTTATCCTGAACGATGGACAAAGGTGTACTTCCACTGGCTTGAGAACATCAAAGACTGGTGTATTTCACGCCAGTTATGGTGGGGGCATCGGATCCCTGTCTATTACTGTGACGCATGTGGATTTATGGACGCCTTTGAAGAAGATCCCGGGAAATGCCCCAAGTGTGGGATGAAGCTTCGCCAGGATCCTGATGTGCTTGATACGTGGGCATCGTCGTGGATATGGCCATTTGCGGTTCATGATTGGCCCAATCCTGATCCCAATCTTGATTATTATTATCCGACAGATACCCTTGTGACAGGGCCTGATATTATCTTTTTCTGGGTTGCCCGTATGATTATTGCAGGGATGGAATTTTTGGGTAAAATTCCTTTCAAAAGGGTGTACTTTACGGGTATTGTCCGTGATGATCTGGGACGCAAGATGAGCAAGTCCCTTGGAAACTCACCAGATCCTCTTGATGTGATTCGGGATTACGGTGCTGATGCCCTCCGGTATACGATGACCCGTCTCGCCCCTCTGGGGAATGATATCCTCTACAGCAACGAAAAGTGTGAACTGGGCCGTAACTTTGCCAATAAGATCTGGAATGCTTCCAAGTTTATCCTTTCACATCTGACAGGCAAGCCTCTTCCATCCCTGGAAAACATACCACTTGACATTTTTGACAAATGGATTCTTACCCGTTATCAGGAAACCATTAAGGCAGTGCGTCAGAGTATTGAAGATTTTCATTTCAATGAAGCAACTGTCCAGCTGTATGATTTCATCTGGGATGATTTCTGCTCGTGGTATATTGAGGTTTCCAAGGTAACTCTTACCCATGGAGATGAAGATTCTAAACAGGCCAAAAGACGTATCCTTCTCCATGTACTGGAAGGGAGTCTCAAGCTTCTTCATCCTTTTATGCCGTTTGTTACCGAGCGCATTTATCTCACCCTTCCGAGATATGAGAAGACGATTGTCTATGCACCCTATCCGGTTTTTGATGGAAAGTACCTTTTTGAGGATGAGAAGGCACAAGCCAGGCTTATCCAGGAAGTTATCTATGTTATTCGTAATGTCCGGGGAGAAAACAAAATTGCTCCGGGTGAGACCGTCAAAGCCTTTTGTATTGTGGAAAACAAAGCAGACAAAGCCCTGCTAGAGAGGTATACCTCTTTTGTTGAAAAACTTGCCAAGAGCACTCTCGAATTCATCGAGCGTCGGGAACCAAAACCCATGGAGGGGGTTGGTCATGGGAAGGGATTTGACATTTATATCTCCCTGGAAGGGAGTATTGACAAAGACAAAGAGCTCGCCAGATTTGAGGAAGAGCTTACGCGCCTCCAGAACCAGAAAAAAGCCACTGAAGCAAAACTTGCCAATCCAAACTTTACCAACAAGGCTCCTGAGGCTATTGTTCAGAAAGAAAAAGACAAGCTTAACTATTACTCCCAGGAAATAGAAAAGATTAGCAAGATTATCGAAAGTCTCAAGGGTTAA
- the dcd gene encoding dCTP deaminase — protein MIITASEILKAIKRRDIIIDPFDERLLNPNSYNLRLHNELYLLQEGCLDMKKACGYEELTIPPEGLVLEPNRLYLGRTVEHTTSKKYVPLIEGRSSIGRLGIFIHATAGFGDVGFSGYWTLEISVIQPIRIYPFVEIAQIYFHTVKGKIKPYKGKYQNNRGIQISGIYKEFEEKTC, from the coding sequence ATGATTATTACCGCTTCAGAGATTCTCAAGGCTATCAAACGCAGAGACATCATCATAGATCCCTTTGATGAAAGGTTACTCAATCCCAATTCTTATAATCTGAGGCTTCACAATGAGCTTTATCTTCTCCAGGAAGGTTGCCTTGATATGAAAAAGGCCTGTGGGTATGAGGAACTTACCATCCCTCCTGAAGGTCTGGTACTTGAGCCTAATCGTCTCTACCTTGGTCGGACGGTTGAACACACCACATCAAAAAAATATGTCCCCCTTATTGAAGGGAGATCGAGTATTGGAAGACTCGGGATATTTATTCATGCAACGGCCGGTTTTGGTGATGTCGGATTTTCAGGCTACTGGACACTTGAAATCTCTGTTATCCAGCCCATACGTATTTACCCGTTTGTTGAGATTGCACAGATCTACTTTCACACAGTCAAAGGGAAAATCAAGCCGTACAAAGGAAAATACCAGAATAATCGGGGGATCCAGATTAGCGGTATCTACAAGGAGTTTGAAGAAAAAACATGTTAG
- a CDS encoding HD-GYP domain-containing protein, with protein MLDKEKFEAVEVRFLKPGTVLSGILYDEEGTMLWPARKLLTDAFISKLKVKGIETVYYAPPKWKQAPQKTPMFTEASLGFAQTAFDEIVTEIRYGKLPDTNRAREAINRFFSEMEARPNGFLNLLVLKDYDSYTYQHSINVGILSMFLTKKLGFNTFFIKEVGVGGFLHDIGKIKIPIAILNKHDNLTEEEFRIMKYHPIYGFNIAKNDPSLSSYIKKMILFHHEKWDGSGYPLKLKGDAIGNFASIVSVCDVFDALTTERAYKKPYTVNEALIYIMRNTGNHFSPYVSQRFINEMSKMYDLGSFYPVGAFVHLSTGEIAYITEKKEEYTLRPTVAVVVNHKGVPMRTPLQVDLQRDVDRHIVKTIDDPDEIERLSLLL; from the coding sequence ATGTTAGACAAGGAAAAATTCGAGGCTGTTGAGGTGCGCTTTCTTAAGCCAGGGACAGTTCTCTCAGGTATTCTCTATGATGAAGAGGGTACTATGCTCTGGCCAGCCCGGAAGCTTTTAACCGATGCCTTTATCTCCAAACTCAAGGTCAAAGGTATCGAAACCGTTTACTATGCCCCTCCAAAATGGAAACAAGCCCCGCAAAAAACCCCCATGTTTACCGAGGCATCGCTGGGGTTTGCTCAAACAGCCTTTGATGAGATTGTGACAGAGATCCGATATGGCAAGCTCCCTGATACCAATAGAGCACGTGAAGCGATTAACCGCTTCTTCAGTGAGATGGAAGCCCGTCCCAATGGATTTTTGAACCTCCTGGTTCTCAAAGATTACGATAGTTATACTTACCAGCATTCTATCAATGTCGGTATTCTTTCCATGTTTCTGACTAAAAAATTGGGTTTCAATACTTTCTTTATCAAAGAAGTTGGAGTAGGGGGATTTCTCCATGATATTGGGAAAATCAAAATCCCCATAGCTATCCTTAACAAACATGACAACCTTACCGAAGAAGAATTTCGTATCATGAAATACCATCCTATTTATGGATTTAATATCGCCAAAAACGACCCTTCGCTGAGTTCTTATATCAAAAAGATGATTCTCTTCCACCATGAAAAGTGGGATGGGAGTGGGTATCCCCTGAAACTCAAGGGTGATGCGATCGGCAATTTTGCAAGTATTGTTTCTGTTTGTGATGTCTTTGACGCGCTTACCACTGAACGCGCCTATAAAAAACCGTATACGGTCAATGAAGCCCTCATCTATATCATGCGTAATACAGGAAACCATTTTTCACCGTATGTTTCCCAGAGGTTTATCAATGAAATGTCCAAAATGTATGACCTCGGGTCGTTCTATCCTGTGGGGGCTTTTGTTCATTTGAGTACAGGTGAGATAGCTTATATTACTGAAAAAAAAGAAGAATACACCCTCCGTCCTACTGTGGCTGTTGTGGTAAATCATAAAGGTGTCCCTATGCGTACTCCTCTCCAGGTCGATCTTCAGAGGGATGTGGACAGACACATTGTCAAAACGATAGATGATCCGGATGAGATTGAGCGGCTTTCCCTTCTCTTATAA
- a CDS encoding response regulator transcription factor — translation MEDKIPLKVLFAEDDSITRLEVSKFLENKVEKLTVAQNGQEGLRLYQKEPADVVITDIRMPIMNGLDMVRAIKGFKKPKAVIVTTAYNETDLLIECIDLGVNKFLLKPLVLHKLEAILRDIAKGEE, via the coding sequence ATGGAGGACAAAATTCCTCTCAAGGTGCTTTTTGCTGAGGATGACAGTATCACAAGGTTGGAGGTGTCTAAGTTTCTGGAAAACAAGGTGGAAAAGCTCACCGTAGCTCAGAATGGCCAGGAGGGGCTTCGTCTTTACCAAAAAGAGCCAGCAGATGTGGTGATTACGGATATACGGATGCCTATTATGAATGGACTGGATATGGTGCGGGCTATTAAGGGTTTTAAAAAGCCCAAAGCCGTTATCGTGACCACAGCGTATAATGAAACAGACTTGCTTATTGAGTGCATTGATCTGGGAGTGAACAAGTTTCTTCTTAAACCCCTGGTACTTCACAAGCTTGAAGCTATTCTTCGGGATATTGCCAAGGGAGAAGAATAG
- a CDS encoding tetratricopeptide repeat protein has protein sequence MNVKKYFPFVAFFLVGFVGGFFLGMAQNPVTSAIRKAEKLAASQKLEDKKNALESLSQQKELIRLATINARIENARKLVAFSLADRLIVQRMWFEAARYLEIAQDITPASAAVAYRQGLVYYNLAFAATNLSMQDAYLKKADERLRFVLKQEPENPDALYLLALMALQRKDAREAYQYLSIAYKVNPKNVDILFALARVYYELGDYEQAKKVYGKLQSILPKNDSRWDTVEKNLQLLQQR, from the coding sequence ATGAACGTGAAAAAATATTTCCCTTTTGTTGCTTTTTTCCTTGTCGGTTTTGTGGGAGGTTTTTTTCTGGGGATGGCTCAAAACCCTGTGACGAGTGCTATTCGAAAAGCTGAAAAGCTCGCCGCAAGTCAAAAACTCGAGGATAAGAAAAACGCTCTCGAGTCTCTCTCCCAGCAAAAGGAGCTCATACGACTTGCTACGATTAATGCCAGGATAGAAAATGCCCGCAAGCTTGTGGCTTTTTCGCTGGCAGATAGACTCATCGTGCAGCGAATGTGGTTTGAAGCGGCTCGTTATCTTGAGATAGCCCAGGACATTACCCCGGCAAGTGCGGCGGTTGCCTACCGTCAGGGATTGGTGTATTATAATCTTGCTTTTGCGGCGACAAATCTCTCCATGCAGGATGCCTACCTCAAGAAAGCAGATGAGCGTCTCAGGTTTGTTCTCAAGCAGGAACCCGAGAATCCGGATGCCCTTTATCTTCTTGCTCTTATGGCTCTTCAGCGAAAAGATGCCAGAGAGGCTTATCAGTACCTTTCGATTGCTTACAAGGTGAATCCAAAGAATGTGGATATCCTTTTTGCTTTAGCACGTGTTTACTATGAATTGGGAGACTATGAACAGGCAAAAAAGGTGTATGGTAAACTTCAGAGTATTTTGCCTAAAAATGATAGCCGATGGGATACTGTTGAAAAGAATCTTCAGCTTCTCCAGCAGAGGTGA
- the dprA gene encoding DNA-processing protein DprA: MSDNLLLYAALSSNETIGPKRFERILASCGSVERFFELSVEEQMQCVGVSSLNREVFASMLKNGEEILRRCREEGIEVISLEDVRFPKVLREIPDAPFLLYVKGHLLPDFPMVGVVGTRDATPEALEVTRYFCREFVGFGVGVVSGLAQGHDETAHKTVLEYGGYTVAVLGTSFTRVAEHRRELFDALCEHGAVISEYHPFATNQKWRFRFRNRLIAGLSRAVVVMQAPEKSGSLITAEFARLQGRPLFFVPGNPLDPRYAGSNALAKQGGILVALPEDVVHVIYTNPPQKPPPPAQNALPLLTKEEHEIFEKLPVQFSLDSLLEKGEMSVGEIVQLLTQLEVKGYVTQYPGNIYEKRL, translated from the coding sequence ATGAGTGATAATCTGCTTTTATATGCAGCGCTGAGTAGTAATGAGACGATAGGTCCCAAGCGTTTTGAAAGAATCCTCGCCAGTTGTGGGAGTGTGGAGCGTTTTTTTGAACTTTCGGTTGAGGAGCAAATGCAGTGTGTGGGAGTTTCCTCACTGAACAGAGAGGTTTTTGCCTCGATGCTCAAAAACGGAGAGGAAATTCTTCGCCGTTGTCGAGAGGAAGGGATTGAAGTCATCTCTCTGGAGGATGTGCGTTTTCCAAAGGTTTTACGAGAAATCCCGGATGCTCCTTTTCTTCTCTATGTGAAGGGGCATCTTTTGCCAGATTTTCCGATGGTGGGGGTTGTAGGAACCCGCGATGCTACCCCTGAGGCTCTGGAAGTCACCCGTTATTTTTGTCGGGAATTTGTTGGTTTTGGAGTAGGGGTGGTAAGTGGGCTTGCCCAGGGGCATGATGAAACTGCCCATAAAACAGTTCTTGAGTATGGAGGGTATACAGTAGCTGTTTTGGGGACATCGTTTACCAGAGTAGCAGAGCACAGGCGGGAGCTTTTTGATGCTCTTTGCGAACATGGAGCGGTGATCAGTGAATATCATCCCTTTGCTACCAACCAGAAATGGCGGTTTCGTTTTCGCAACAGGCTTATAGCGGGACTTTCTCGGGCTGTTGTGGTCATGCAGGCTCCGGAAAAATCCGGCTCTCTTATCACGGCTGAATTTGCCCGTCTTCAGGGTCGTCCGTTATTTTTTGTTCCAGGCAATCCTTTAGACCCTCGTTATGCGGGAAGCAATGCCCTTGCCAAACAGGGTGGGATTCTTGTGGCTCTTCCAGAGGATGTTGTCCATGTCATTTATACAAATCCTCCTCAGAAACCTCCTCCCCCCGCGCAGAATGCCCTGCCTCTTCTCACGAAAGAAGAACATGAGATATTTGAGAAACTACCCGTGCAGTTTTCTCTGGATTCTCTTCTTGAAAAGGGGGAGATGTCGGTAGGTGAGATAGTCCAGCTTCTCACCCAGCTTGAGGTAAAAGGCTATGTAACCCAATATCCTGGAAATATCTATGAGAAGAGATTGTGA
- a CDS encoding amidohydrolase family protein yields MIDSHAHLSLGKIYAAFGEDKLLMAMESAGIHYGVVSLLDVMEYGHQHQSDPLPTLSEWEGARMISKQCTSSRLFPLVWARPHDEKKEDFFEWLAENHQKFYGFKFHPFHSRTPLDHSVWEPYFRFAAKYGWPVVVHTAADEFSRPELVKSWIEKYPQVSFVLIHMGLYTDHEEAVKMVANYPNVFGDTTWVLEEKIWSILERCGAEKILFGSDALVGGEDTYAFYQGFLSRLQEFPELFSLITHENAKKIFHLPC; encoded by the coding sequence ATGATAGATAGCCATGCTCACCTCTCGCTTGGAAAGATATATGCAGCCTTTGGTGAGGACAAGCTTCTCATGGCTATGGAAAGTGCAGGAATTCATTATGGTGTGGTTTCCCTTCTTGATGTTATGGAGTATGGCCATCAGCATCAAAGTGATCCCCTCCCCACCCTTTCTGAATGGGAGGGAGCTCGGATGATAAGCAAGCAATGCACTTCCTCAAGGCTTTTTCCTCTTGTGTGGGCACGCCCCCATGATGAAAAGAAAGAAGATTTCTTTGAATGGCTTGCAGAAAACCATCAAAAGTTTTATGGCTTCAAGTTTCATCCCTTTCACTCTCGCACTCCTCTTGACCATTCGGTGTGGGAGCCGTATTTTCGATTTGCTGCGAAATATGGTTGGCCAGTAGTGGTCCATACGGCGGCAGATGAATTTTCACGGCCGGAGCTTGTGAAGTCATGGATAGAAAAATATCCGCAGGTGTCTTTTGTCCTTATTCATATGGGGCTGTACACGGATCATGAAGAGGCTGTGAAGATGGTGGCAAACTATCCCAATGTTTTTGGGGATACAACCTGGGTTTTGGAGGAGAAAATCTGGTCTATTCTTGAGCGATGTGGTGCGGAAAAGATTCTCTTTGGTAGCGATGCGCTGGTGGGAGGAGAGGATACGTATGCCTTCTACCAGGGTTTTCTCTCTCGTTTACAGGAATTTCCCGAGCTTTTTTCACTTATTACCCATGAGAATGCGAAAAAAATCTTTCATCTTCCCTGTTAA
- a CDS encoding ligand-binding sensor domain-containing protein yields MKKYFFQVFMGTLIVVSGWGFEPSQLASFQRVPKEELVKAIKSAVLVNRLSQLKDYILKNPSQFVSLDIPSVYLEVATNYYQTKNFYLSLMVATEGYFMKGNAEARAICAYYAARILYQQNNRESALFYVNRAIELLPQNHEFTLSVKRLKRQIRWEYISRSEGMPDESISDICFDGDDIWFSMWTGGIGRFSRSSLELIIFSQKNSGLKSDHTRTLALDGDTLWVGTYGGLCFYNKKSGKWQNVSGELSSVPVKKLFFYEGELYVATLGKGLFVKDKGNFRKIFETSVYVSDVLHGDRWMLIATMDKGVYVFEKGKQVAHILPGYTVKSLVLYRGMIYGGTHGNGMFVVKPGEWQNLSWVEGISSPYVETLQVYRDVLVIGTLGGGVNFLFPDKTVRVLTILDGLSSNDVVRIRPEKNRLWFGTLSGGIAILLVENMEDI; encoded by the coding sequence GTGAAAAAGTACTTTTTTCAAGTTTTTATGGGTACACTTATTGTTGTTTCGGGATGGGGTTTTGAACCATCGCAGCTTGCGTCTTTTCAGAGGGTTCCAAAAGAAGAACTGGTGAAGGCTATAAAAAGCGCTGTGCTGGTGAATCGACTTTCTCAACTTAAAGACTATATTTTAAAAAACCCCTCGCAATTTGTTTCTCTGGATATTCCCTCAGTGTATCTTGAGGTGGCAACCAACTATTACCAGACAAAAAACTTTTATCTCTCTCTCATGGTGGCTACGGAGGGATACTTCATGAAAGGAAATGCCGAAGCAAGGGCAATCTGTGCTTACTATGCTGCGAGAATTCTCTATCAACAGAACAACAGAGAATCTGCCCTCTTTTATGTCAATAGAGCGATAGAACTTTTACCCCAAAATCATGAATTTACTCTTTCTGTAAAGCGACTCAAACGTCAGATCCGTTGGGAATATATTTCCCGTAGTGAAGGAATGCCGGATGAAAGCATCAGTGATATCTGTTTTGACGGCGATGATATCTGGTTTTCTATGTGGACGGGTGGGATCGGAAGGTTTAGTCGGAGTTCGCTTGAGCTTATCATTTTTTCTCAGAAAAACTCAGGGCTGAAATCGGATCATACCAGGACCCTTGCTCTTGATGGGGATACCCTGTGGGTGGGGACGTATGGAGGGCTTTGTTTTTACAACAAAAAAAGCGGTAAGTGGCAAAATGTTTCAGGGGAGTTGAGTAGTGTGCCTGTGAAAAAACTCTTTTTCTACGAGGGGGAGCTTTATGTGGCCACGCTTGGCAAGGGGCTTTTTGTAAAAGATAAGGGGAATTTTCGCAAGATCTTCGAAACATCTGTCTATGTATCGGATGTTCTCCATGGGGATCGCTGGATGCTTATTGCCACTATGGACAAAGGGGTATACGTCTTTGAAAAAGGGAAACAGGTGGCTCATATTCTCCCCGGCTATACGGTTAAAAGTCTTGTTTTGTATCGTGGCATGATCTACGGAGGAACCCATGGCAATGGGATGTTTGTTGTCAAGCCGGGAGAGTGGCAGAATCTTTCCTGGGTAGAAGGGATTTCTTCACCGTATGTTGAGACCCTTCAGGTGTATAGGGATGTGCTGGTTATAGGCACTCTCGGAGGGGGAGTAAACTTTCTCTTTCCTGATAAAACCGTTCGTGTTTTGACTATTCTGGATGGGCTTTCCAGTAATGATGTGGTGCGTATACGGCCGGAGAAAAACCGGCTTTGGTTTGGAACGCTTTCCGGGGGAATAGCTATCTTGCTTGTAGAAAACATGGAGGATATCTGA